The region CTACCGTAACAATGGCAGTAATATTACTGGTAATACTCTTAATCCCTCTTAACAGCACCGACAACCCGGTACCGCCGCCAATAACGGTTACCGCCGGGCCGCGGTTGAGCTTACGTTTTTCAAAAATGATCTCCACAAGTTTATCTGACCCTTCCGGCACCAGCACGCTGATTACCGACCTGATGATCTGTCGCGTGGCAACCAGCATGATACCGATGCCCAGCACGACGATACCTGAACCGGCAATGGCAGTCACAGCGTAATAATAGCTGCCTGTCGTCAAATAAAACAGCCGGAAAATAGCCTCTTCAACCAGCCCGATATATTTATAGTTAAAAATAATAGCCAAACCGATACTGGCTAAAATAACACCTGCCGAAAACAGCAACATCCAGCGCTTGAATTTCATACCCGGATACAGCCACTTCAAAAAATGCATATCATCACCTCACGAGAATGTTAAAACGCTTATATAGACATTTCCAACATCCTCCGGACTTGTACTCTACCGCTTCTATTCAATGATGTTATGTTTTATATCTCTGTGTTCAACATTTACCTTGAACCCTTTGCCTTTAAGATATTCAAACATTTTCTCGGCGACAAACACCGAACGGTGCAAACCGCCGGTACAGCCGATGGCAATAATCAGCTGACTCTTGCCTTCTTTAACATAGTGGGGAACAAGAAAATCAATAAGACCTGACAGTTTCTCCATAAACTGCTGAGTAACCGGCCATTTCCAAATATACTCGCCCACCAACGGTTCCTGGCCGCTTTTACGGCGTAGCGACTCTACATAAAACGGGTTCGGAAGAAAGCGGACATCAAGCACCATATCGGCATCCAGCGGAATGCCGTATTTAAAACCAAACGACACTACGGTAACTGTCATGCGCTCATGTTCGCGTTCTTCAGCAAACAAGGCCGTTATCTTTCCTCTAAGCTCTGCTGTTGCCAAGCCTGAAGTATCAATTATGTGGGTTGCCCGCCCCCGGATTTGTTCCAACCGGTCGCGTTCGCGGTTAATTCCCTCGCTGATTCTGCCGTGCGGCGCCATGGGGTGACGGCGCCTGGTTTCCTTGTACCGGCGGATAATAGTGGCGTCAGACGCCTCCAAAAACAATATTTCATAGATATACCCCTGTTTTTCCATACCTTCGAGCACCTGGACAAGTGTGTCAAAAAACTCGCCGCCGCGAATATCGACAACCAGCGCAATCTTAGAAACTTTCCCCCCGGACTGAGCGCACAGCTCAGCAAATTTGGGTATTAACATGGGGGGCAGATTATCAACACAAAAATAGCCCAAATCCTCCATCGCCCGTACCACCTGCGACTTGCCTGCGCCTGACATTCCGGTAATTATTACCAGACGAAAGTTATCTATCGCCATCGTTTACACCTCGACTTTTCATAACCTAGTATCCACGTCAGCCGCTATAAAAACTATTCACCAAGGCTGGACCGACTGTTAGAGCTTACACATATAATTTAATTATAGGTTAGTATGGGGAAAAAAGCAAAAAGCAGTTCCCGTCATTTTATTAACGGGAACTGCAAAATGGAACCGGCCGCAGGCGGGTGACAGGCACCTCCATGCCGGTCACCCTTCCGATGCTAATACATATTTTTCAATAGCTTCAGCCACCCCGTCGGCATCATTACCCAGCGTTTCAAGCCGGGCAACCGCTTTAACCGCCGCGCTGGCATTGCCCATAGCTACCCCCCAGCCGGCATATTTGAGCATTTCGATATCATTGCCGCTATCGCCAAGGGCCATGACTTCCTCTTGCTTAACCTGCAGTTTATCGGCCAAAAATGCCAACGCGCGCCCCTTATTGGCCGCCGGATCGGTTATTTCTATAAAAGTCGGCTTGGAAGTAACAATACTAAGCCGCGGGCCAAACACGGCTTTAAAAGTGTCGTATATTTTACCAATATCCTCTTTACCCGCCATTACCAGCATTTTGGTAGGACTCTGCCGCCCGTCATACAGCCTGTCACCCACAGCAATCGCCGGCACACCGGACATGCGGGAATAATAGTTGGCATATTCGTCAAGTTCCCTGACATACAATTCATCATTAACATAGTTCTGGACATACCAGCCCCGCTCCCGGCACAGGCTTAGCACCTGATCGGCCAGCTCTGTCTTGATCGGCTGGTGAAACAGCGTCTCCTCCGACAGACTTGACTTAATAAGCGCACCGTTATAAGTGATCAGCGGCACATCAAGGCCCAGTTGCCTGGCATACGGCAGTGCCGACCGGTACATGCGCCCGGTTGCTATCGTTACAGTGACCCCGCGCGCCACCGCTTGACGGATGGCGTCGTGCGCCCGGGGAGAAACAGCAAGTTTGCTGTCTAACAACGTATCGTCCAAGTCCAAAGCAATAAGTTTTATCGGCATATAGCTCTCCTTTCCATTGGGAAGCCTGGTAAAAAAACAGGAATTTCGCTCTGCGCAAAATTCCTGTAACCTTACCGGTCATGTATTACTTTAGTCAGAGTAAAACTGCATAAAGTCATCAGCAAAATCCCTGCCGCAGACATCACTGCACTCGAGATTTGAATCCCCGGCAGCGCCTTAACGACCATTAAGGGCGTAAAAATGTTAGTCATGAAAGTAATACCGCCTAACGTCAGCGCATTAAACGGCAATGCGGCAATGGCCAATACCGGCCTGATGGCAGCGTTAGCCAAGCCGACAATAACGGCTCCCAGCAATGTTCCACCCAACGTATCGACAAAAATACCTGGCAGCTCAGCTACCACCACAATTAAAATTACCGCATTAACTATAATCCGCAGCAAAAAACCAGTCACCGCGTTCTCCACCCTCCTGGTGCGCAAAACAGTTTTCCAGTTTGCCACCAATAATAATTATTATATCCCAAAGGACAAAATTTTTAAAGGGGGTCAGGCCTTGCGTTATTGCATTATTATTCTTTTTGACTTTCCAGCAACAGCAGTGCTTTTTTCATGTCCAGGCCGCCGCCGAAGCCGGTGAGGCTGCCGTTTGAGCCCACCACCCGGTGGCAAGGCACAACCAGTGGCGTACGGTTGCTGTGCATGGCGCCCCCGACCGCCCTGGCGGCCTTGGGACTACCGACAGCCTGTGCAACCGTCTGGTAGCTAACAGTTGTTCCGTACGGAATAGCGGCCGTATACTTGAGAGCTGCTGTCTGAAACGGGCTGTAACACCGCCAATCAATCGGCACGGTGAAAGTTACCGGAAAACCGCGAAAATAAGTCCCTAACTCTTGCGCCAGTTGCTCAGACCACAGCCAAGCGTCATTTCCTTTATCCAACTTGACAATATTTTGGGCACGAATGTCGGCCAGTGCAGTTTTTCCATCAGGACGGGGGAACCCAAGCTCCCACAAGCCACCATCAGACCACACCGCGGCAACCTGCCCCCATCCGGTAGTGATAAGCTTATAATAAAGCGCTTTTGGTTTTACCATAAAATTTCCACCGGCACATCACTGACCTGCGCTGTTCCCGTCAGCAGCATCGCAGCGTTAAGTTCAGTCTTTATTTTGTTTAAAACCAAGGCTACGCCGTCTGCACCGCCGCCCACGGCGCCAATGGCAAGCGGCCGCCCCAGCAGTACGGCATCTGCGCCTAAAGCCAGCATTTTCAGTACATCGGCGCCGCTTCTGATGCCACCGTCCACCAGCACTGTCATTTTACCTTTAACAGCTTCAGTAATATACGGCAAAACTTCAGCTGTGCCCGGTGTATGATCAAGCGCCCGTCCACCGTGATTGGACACGACAATAGCGTCCACGCCGGCCTGCCAGCAGGATTCTGCATCATCAGGCGTCATAATTCCTTTAACAATGAAGGGAATGCTAGTATGGTTTTTGATGTATTCTAGTTCTTGAATGGTTTTTGGGCCTACCGGCTGTCCGGCATTAGTCATATTAACAAGAGCGGCCGCGTCAATGTCCATGCCAAAAGCCGGAGCGCCTGCATCGGCGGCCCGCTTGGCCAATTCAACAACCTTGTCGGTTTCGCGCGGTTTGATAATAGGTATTCCCCATCCTTGTTCTTTACTAATAGCGGCCAAGCCGGTGTCAAATACTACAGGGTTGGGTCCGTCCCCCGTCATGCCAATGCCGCCAGCCTTACGACAGCCGGTAACAATGGCGTCGGCGTATTCTTCTTCGGTAACAGCGCCGTTCATATTCAAAGCAATTCCCCCGATCGCTGCGCCAATTACCGGCATTGCAAGATCAATACCAAAAATGCGGCAGGATAAATCGGGATTTTTCACACTATGTACAGTTCGTAAATTAAGGCGACATTCGGCCAAAGCTTGTATATTGTGGCAAAAACCTGAACCTGTGCCCAGCCCCCCCATTCCCGGAACTTCACCGGCGCAGGCCACCCCGTTACATATCGGGCAAACCCGGCACGCCCCGCGAAACTTCTCTCTAGCAGCAGTTCTCAAGCTATTTATATTCATCATTAGACCTCCTGAATGATAACGCATATACCTTGTTCAAATTCTTTTTTATCGGACAAAATCCTGCCAGCGACGTAATCAAGGTATAAATTTTATCAGCTTGTCTATATTACAATTAGGTAAAAAAACTCAATGCAGGAGGTATACTATGACTGTAATGGACAAAGTCAGTTCACAAACCCGCAATATCATGAACTTGGTGTTTGACAAAGAGCCACTTAACTATATTGAAGCCGCCGGACTGTACGGTATAATCGCTCAAGGCCGTTTTAACGCTGCCGTACTGCAGGTCTTATACAATCATGCCAACGACTCTGAGCTTAAAGCGCTCATTAAAGAAGCAATTGATAAGCATACCGAAATGACTGTCGCTGAAGCCGAAGACAAACTCACCGGCAGCGACGGCCATACTCCGGCATTAAAATTTGTTAGGCGCAATCTACATAGTTCACCACTCAATATACCTGATGACGCCCGCCTGACCGATCAGGAAATTGCGATTGCCGTCGGCACTCTGGCTAAAGGCGCTCAAATGGCCCTGCTCAGTGCCTTGCACCAGTCTTACCAGCTTGACGTCGCCCTCATGTTCCGAAAAGCGTTAGACGACGGCCTGGATTGGGATTACCGCCTGCTGCAGTTAATGCTTAACCGGGACTGGTTACCTCATTTGAGTAAGATTACCCACTAAAAATAAAGAAAGTCGCGCCTCAAGTGCGCGGCTTCTTTATTTTGGCTATATAGTATCCAATAAAGATTTGCAGGCGTGTTATTAGTATAAGCGTAAGTCAAGCGCCAGCGGTGGAGCGTTACTAACAACACGCCTAGAAAAAAATCTTTATTGGATTTCATATAGTATTAAATTTTTTCTAGTATTAAATTTTTTCGAACTGATCCTTGCCTACTCCACAGACCGGACATTGCCAGTCATCGGACACGTCCGCAAACGCGGTTCCTGGTTTAACGCCATGGTCCATATCGCCCTGAGCCGGATCATAAATATAGCCGCACACCATACACTTGTATTGTTCCACCGAAACCCACTCCTTTTTAATCATCAAACTGCTTGCTATATTATACTATTTATACTAATATAATGCAAATTCGATAAAAACAAAATGAAAGGAACCATTGCCTTTGTCACCAGAACCCGTCCCCGTGACCGCGGTCTGCCGCCTCCGGAATTGCCATGTCACTGTTGGTCTCCGCAATAAATTATGGTATTTTTCGTCATGCGGGCCAAATACAGTGAGCACGGCTTACTAAAGCGTTTGGGTGCGGAAAAATGTATACACGGCTTCAGCGGCCGGTGTGGTCATGCCTGGAACGGCAGCAAGTTCTTCCACTTCGGCGGCTTTAATTTTGGCCAGGCTGCCAAAGTGGTCCCACAGCGCTTTGCGGCGTTTGCTGCCAATGCCGGGGATGTGGTCAAGCACCGATACCATATTGCGCTTGGAGCGCAGTTTGCGGTGATAAGTGATGGCGAAACGGTGAGCTTCGTCGCGAATACGCTGCACCAGATAGAGCGCTTGGGAATGACGCGGCAATATGAGCGGTTCACTGATACCTTCACGGAAAATATGCTCAAATTCTTTGGCCAAGCCAACAACCGGCACTTCAATAAGGCCGGCAGCGCGGATGACGGGCAGCGCCGCGTTCAATTGGCCTTTGCCCCCGTCGATAATAATCAGGTCTGGAACAGGCCCTTTTCCCAAGGCGTCACGGTAACGCCGCCCTACCACTTCCTGCATGGATTTAAAGTCGTCAGGCTTACCTTCGACTGTTTTAAGCTTATAGCGGCGATATTCGTTCTTATTGGGTTGGCCCCCTTCGAACACGACCATCGAAGCCACAGTCTCCGAGCCTTGAATATGTGAAATATCAAAGCATTCAATCCGTTCCGGCGCTGCCGGCAATCCCAGGTGCCGTCCCAGTTCGGCCGCCGCCCCGGCGGTCTTGTCCGTATCGGCTTCAAGCCGGGCGGCTTGTTCTTCCAGCACAGTCGCGGCATTACCGGCGGCCATGTTGACTAAGTCTTTTTTTGTGCCGCGCTTGGGTGTTTCAACTTGCACCCGGCCGCCTTTGACACTGCTTAGCCATTCGGCCAGCAGGTGCTGCTCAGCAAGCTCAAACGGCAGCAGGATTTCCCGGGGAATAAAGGCGGCTTGGCTGTAATACTGTTTGACAAACGCCGCCAAAATATCTTCGTCGGTTTCATGCTCGCCACCGGCCAGCATAAAGTGATCCCGCCCCACCATTTTACCGCTGCGAATGAAAAATACCTGAGCACATGTCCCGGCTGCCGACCGGGCCAAGCCAATAGCGTCCTGGTCGCCGCTGCCGGTCACAATATTCTGCTTTTCAATGACCTTTTCAACGGCAGCCAGTTGGTCACGCAATCTGGCCGCTTGCTCAAACTCCAGTTTTTCAGCCGCTTCCGCCATGCGCCGCTTCAAGTTTTTTACAACGGCATCACTGCGTCCTTCAAGCAGCAGGCTTACGGCTTTTATCATTTCGCCGTAGGCGGCTTTATCAACATTACCGGTACACGGTGCCAGACACCGTTTGATGTGGTGTTCAAGACAGGGGCGCTTGGCGTCAAGATTCCGGCAGGAGCGCAGGGGAAACAGCGATTTTAACAGCCGCAGTGTTTCATGCACCGCCCCGGCACTGGTGTAAGGGCCAAAATAGCGCGCGCCGTCTTTTTGCACTTTGCGGGTAGCATACACCCGGGGATAGTCTTCGTTGGTGATTTTAATATACGGATAGGTTTTGTCGTCCCGCAGGCTGATATTGTATTTGGGACGGTGCTTTTTTATCAGGTTGCATTCCAGGATGAGCGCTTCAATTTCCGAGGCCGTAATAATATATTCCAAGTCGGCGATGCGCGCCACCAACGCCAGCACTTTGGGCGAATGATTGCGGCTTGACTGAAAATAAGAGCGTACCCGGTTCTTCAGGTTGACGGCTTTGCCGACATAGATAATCCGGCCTTTATCGTCTTTCATCAGGTACACGCCCGGCTTATCAGGCAACAAGGCAAGTTTTTCCTCTACTTCCGGACTTATGACAGAAATGACCGGTCACCTCGCATATTTTATCTACTATATGAAATCCGATAAAGATTTTTTTCTAGGCGTGTTGTTAGTAACGCTCCACCGCTGGCGCTTGACTTACGCTTATACTAACAACACGCCTGTAAATCTTTATTGGATACTATATATTATAATAATATCATGTATACATGCACAAAATCTATTGCCGAAATTTATATCTGGTAGTATAATCTGGTCATTAGACCCAAGTCGCAACCCGCCTTGGGCAACTATAATTGCAAATGGAGGTCTAAACGATGTTCAAACGACTACTAATCGCCAATCGCGGTGAAATAGCAGTCCGAATCATCCGGGCCTGCCAGGAGCTGGGCATTGAAACGGTGGCAGTTTATTCTGACGCCGATGTTGACGCTTTGCATGTTAAGTTGGCTGATTATGCCGTCCGTATTGGTCCGGCTGAAGCTCAACACAGCTACTTAAACAGCGCAGCAATAGTTGAAGCCGCCAAAACGGCTGGTGCTGATGCTATCCACCCTGGTTATGGCTTTTTATCGGAAAATGCTGATTTTGCCCAAATGGTAACCGACGCCGGCCTGGTCTTTGTTGGACCTGCGGCGGCAACTATCCGCCAGGTAGGCAATAAAGACGCCGCC is a window of Sporomusaceae bacterium ACPt DNA encoding:
- the uvrC gene encoding UvrABC system protein C, with protein sequence MLPDKPGVYLMKDDKGRIIYVGKAVNLKNRVRSYFQSSRNHSPKVLALVARIADLEYIITASEIEALILECNLIKKHRPKYNISLRDDKTYPYIKITNEDYPRVYATRKVQKDGARYFGPYTSAGAVHETLRLLKSLFPLRSCRNLDAKRPCLEHHIKRCLAPCTGNVDKAAYGEMIKAVSLLLEGRSDAVVKNLKRRMAEAAEKLEFEQAARLRDQLAAVEKVIEKQNIVTGSGDQDAIGLARSAAGTCAQVFFIRSGKMVGRDHFMLAGGEHETDEDILAAFVKQYYSQAAFIPREILLPFELAEQHLLAEWLSSVKGGRVQVETPKRGTKKDLVNMAAGNAATVLEEQAARLEADTDKTAGAAAELGRHLGLPAAPERIECFDISHIQGSETVASMVVFEGGQPNKNEYRRYKLKTVEGKPDDFKSMQEVVGRRYRDALGKGPVPDLIIIDGGKGQLNAALPVIRAAGLIEVPVVGLAKEFEHIFREGISEPLILPRHSQALYLVQRIRDEAHRFAITYHRKLRSKRNMVSVLDHIPGIGSKRRKALWDHFGSLAKIKAAEVEELAAVPGMTTPAAEAVYTFFRTQTL
- the yvcJ gene encoding Nucleotide-binding protein YvcJ, encoding MAIDNFRLVIITGMSGAGKSQVVRAMEDLGYFCVDNLPPMLIPKFAELCAQSGGKVSKIALVVDIRGGEFFDTLVQVLEGMEKQGYIYEILFLEASDATIIRRYKETRRRHPMAPHGRISEGINRERDRLEQIRGRATHIIDTSGLATAELRGKITALFAEEREHERMTVTVVSFGFKYGIPLDADMVLDVRFLPNPFYVESLRRKSGQEPLVGEYIWKWPVTQQFMEKLSGLIDFLVPHYVKEGKSQLIIAIGCTGGLHRSVFVAEKMFEYLKGKGFKVNVEHRDIKHNIIE
- the yidA gene encoding Sugar phosphatase YidA, which produces MPIKLIALDLDDTLLDSKLAVSPRAHDAIRQAVARGVTVTIATGRMYRSALPYARQLGLDVPLITYNGALIKSSLSEETLFHQPIKTELADQVLSLCRERGWYVQNYVNDELYVRELDEYANYYSRMSGVPAIAVGDRLYDGRQSPTKMLVMAGKEDIGKIYDTFKAVFGPRLSIVTSKPTFIEITDPAANKGRALAFLADKLQVKQEEVMALGDSGNDIEMLKYAGWGVAMGNASAAVKAVARLETLGNDADGVAEAIEKYVLASEG
- the rd gene encoding Rubredoxin, whose translation is MEQYKCMVCGYIYDPAQGDMDHGVKPGTAFADVSDDWQCPVCGVGKDQFEKI
- the ogt gene encoding Methylated-DNA--protein-cysteine methyltransferase, with the protein product MVKPKALYYKLITTGWGQVAAVWSDGGLWELGFPRPDGKTALADIRAQNIVKLDKGNDAWLWSEQLAQELGTYFRGFPVTFTVPIDWRCYSPFQTAALKYTAAIPYGTTVSYQTVAQAVGSPKAARAVGGAMHSNRTPLVVPCHRVVGSNGSLTGFGGGLDMKKALLLLESQKE
- the lldD gene encoding L-lactate dehydrogenase, producing the protein MNINSLRTAAREKFRGACRVCPICNGVACAGEVPGMGGLGTGSGFCHNIQALAECRLNLRTVHSVKNPDLSCRIFGIDLAMPVIGAAIGGIALNMNGAVTEEEYADAIVTGCRKAGGIGMTGDGPNPVVFDTGLAAISKEQGWGIPIIKPRETDKVVELAKRAADAGAPAFGMDIDAAALVNMTNAGQPVGPKTIQELEYIKNHTSIPFIVKGIMTPDDAESCWQAGVDAIVVSNHGGRALDHTPGTAEVLPYITEAVKGKMTVLVDGGIRSGADVLKMLALGADAVLLGRPLAIGAVGGGADGVALVLNKIKTELNAAMLLTGTAQVSDVPVEILW